The genomic stretch CAGGTGGTCTTCGGCATCGAGGAAGGCTCCAAGACGTGTATCTACAGCGGCACGGGCGTGGTGGACGCCAAGGACAAGTCCTTCACCCTGACCGCGCCGACGCAGCCAGGCCTCTATCCCGTCTGGGCCAGTCCCCAGTGGACCGTCAGCTGTGCCCAGGCCCTGACCTGGGCCAACTCGGGCACGCCCATGGCGTACATCGAAGTGAAGTGAGCCCGGTCGCTTGAGCCCGGGGCAGGTGCCGCGATGGTGGCGCGTGCACCTGCCCTGTCCCGTGACTTTCCCGCGCGGCGCTTCTCGCGTGGGTCCGTTCCTGCCCCAGTGGATCCAGCGGCCCGAAACCGGTTGTCGAAAGAGTGGGATGGCGGGGACAATCGCGTTATCCCGAAGGGATGGAGGCCGAGCGATGGACGCAGTGAACACGAAGCCGGCGGACGCGGTGGTTCTCTTCGATGGCGTCTGCAACCTCTGCAATGGCGCGGTGAACTTCATCATCGATCGCGACCCGGCCTCCTCCTTCCGTTTCGCCGCGCTCCAGTCCGACCAGGCGGCGGCGCTGCTGGCCCCGCTGGGACGCGTCCCGGAGGTGGAGCCCCAGAGCTTCATCCTCGTGGAGGGTGGGAAGGTGTACGAGCGCTCCACCGCGGCCCTGCGCATCGCGCGGCGGCTGCGTGGCGGCTGGAAGCTGTTCTATGCCTTCATGTTGGTGCCGCGACCCCTGCGCGACGCGGTCTACCGCCTCGTGGCGCGCAACCGCTACCGCATGTTCGGAAAGGCGGAGTCCTGCCGCATGCCCACGCCGGAGCTGCGCGCCCGGTTCCTATAGCCGCCCGGTGGGCGGCCCCGCGTGCTCCGGCCCTGGACTCAGCGAGGCGGGCGGGTGCCAGGCCCAGGAGACACCGACCGCGAGGCAGGCCAGGACCAGCGCGAGGCTCAGCACAGTGGAGACCCGCTGTGAGAGACGCGGAGGCCACCACGGGGTCGCGGCGGCGCGCTTGAGCGTCACCGCGCCGCAGAGCCCGAACGCGACCAGCATCACCCCGCTCGGCGCGAGGGACATCTCCGTGAGCGCGCTCAGCATCAACGCGAGCGCGAGCATCCCGAGTGACTCCGCCAGCGTCTCGAGGCGCGAGCGTACGGGCTTGCGCAGCATGACCCCAAGGAGGCCCAGGGCGACGAGCCCCTGCGCCACCCGGCCGGGCAGGGTGGGGGCGAGGGCCGCGTGGATGCCCAGCCTCAAGGGGGCGAACAGGGAGTCGTGCCGCGAGCCGTCCCGAGGCGGGGCCTCCGGAGGGGACGTCAGGACGAGCTCGCGCAGCCCTCGGGACAACCCCGACTCGTCGACGGCGGATACGTCGAGGTTGCTCAACACGATGAAGCCCCGACGGGCCTCGAGGTCGACCTCGAAGAAGCTGGTGAAGCCCGGCACGGCGCCAGCGTGACGCACGCGCGTGTGGCCCTGCGCCTGCTGGACGACGGCGCCCGCCGCGTAGTCTTCCAGGGCGGGGCGCAGCCACTGCCGCCGCGTCGGCTCCTTCTCGAACAGCGGTCCCCAGAGGGCCGCGCGCAGCAGGGCGGCGAGGTCTCCGCAGGAGGAGAAGAGGTTCCCGGAGGCCGCGGCGTCCCGGAAGGCGTCGGCCTCCGCTCCCAGCGCCGCCTCGCGCGTGACGAGTCGTCCCAGCACGGAGAAGTGCCCCTGGCTCAACCTCGCTCGCTGCGCCGCGTCCGGCGTCACTCCCAGGTCGCGCAGCCCCAGGGGGGCGAAGAGCTTCTGTCGAAGCGCGACCTCGAGGGTCGTCCCGGTGCGGAGTCGCAGCGCCTCGCCCAGCAGGGCGTAGTTGAGGTTCGCGTACGCGAAGCGCTCGCCCGGAGCGGTGGCCCTCGCCAGGCGCAGGCCCAGGGGCAGCAGCTCCCGCGCGGTGCTCACGCGGCGGTCCTCGCCCAGCGGATAGGGCAGCCACAGCGCGGGCGGGTCCCTCAACCCGGAGGTGTGGTGCAGGAGCTCCTCGTGGGTGGGCAGCCGCTCGCCGCCCTCCGGCTCCGCGCCCAGGACCCAGGCCAGCGCTGGCGCCGAGGTGGCGTGCAGGTCGAACTCCCCCTGCTCCGCCATGCGGAACAGCGCGAGCGCCAACACGGTCTTCGAAAGCGAGCCGATGCGAAAGAGCGACGTCTCGGAGAGCGGCGCCTGGGTCCTCGCGTCGGCCACCCCCCGGCTCGCCACGGCCACCGTCCCCGTGGCGTCGAAGGCGCAGACGACGCCCGACAGGGAGGTCTGGTCCACGAACGCCTGGAGCCTCGTGGCGAGCGGCGCGGCGGAGTCGTCCGCGGCGCGTGCCCACGCCGGGTGCAGGACGAGGCCCGCGATGCCCAGCCGCAGCAGCAAGGTCAGCCCCACGGCGCTGACCTGGGCGGAGGCGGTGGCGCGCGAGGAGGCTAGAAGACGACTTCCTCGGCGCGCTCGCTGACGGTGACCGGAGTGCAGCGTGGCGTGGTGGGGGACACCAGGAGGCATATGTTGTAGGCGCCGGGCGAAAGGCTGGAGAACGTCGCGGTCCCTTCGGCGGACAGCAGACGCGAGTCCATCATAGGGCCGGAGAGGACGACGCGCATGCGCGCCTCGTCGGGACGCGCGTCGCGATAGACGACGCGGACCGACCCCTCGCCCAAGGGAATGGAGAGGTCGAGCCGGGTTGTCTGCCCCGCCTCGATGCGCACCTTCTTGAGCGCGCGCGTGCTGGGCGTGCCGTTGCGGATGAGGCTCACGCCCACCGAGTGCTCGCCCACTGGCAAGCCGTCGACCTGGAACGCCCCGCTCGAGTCGGTGGTGGCCGTCAGCTGCACCGTCGTCAGGTGGTTGAGGAGCACGACGATGAGCAGGCCCGCGGAGGGCTGCCCTCCCATCTGGATGGTCCCCGCGACCCGGCCGGTGGCCAGCAGCTTCAGCACCGGCTGCGTGCCGCTCAGCGGCGTGGGCGTGCTGCGGCCGAGCGTGGGGTGCTCGGCGGCCAGGACCTTGGCCTCGGGGGGCAGGTTCTCCAGCCGGAAGCTCCCGTTGGGCGCGGTGCGCGTCGAGGTCGTCTGCCCCAGCAGGGCGGCGTCCTCGGACACGAGCGAATACGCCGTGCCGATGATCCGGCTGCCCGCGTGCACCGTGGCCTCCCCGACCGGCTGGCCGTTCGCGTCCACCACCATGCCTTCCAGCGTCCCGCCCGGGGCCAGGATGAACTCGCCCGCGTCCGACTCGCTGCTCTCCACCACCGTGGCGGTGCGCAGCGGCGACGCCGCATAGCCTGGCGCCCTGACCTCCAGCGCCACGCTGCCGGACGGCACGCCGGTCACGTGGAACTCGCCGCCGTCCATCACCTGGGCGATGCGCTCACCGTGCGACACGAAGCTCA from Myxococcus stipitatus encodes the following:
- a CDS encoding thiol-disulfide oxidoreductase DCC family protein gives rise to the protein MDAVNTKPADAVVLFDGVCNLCNGAVNFIIDRDPASSFRFAALQSDQAAALLAPLGRVPEVEPQSFILVEGGKVYERSTAALRIARRLRGGWKLFYAFMLVPRPLRDAVYRLVARNRYRMFGKAESCRMPTPELRARFL
- a CDS encoding serine hydrolase domain-containing protein, translating into MGLTLLLRLGIAGLVLHPAWARAADDSAAPLATRLQAFVDQTSLSGVVCAFDATGTVAVASRGVADARTQAPLSETSLFRIGSLSKTVLALALFRMAEQGEFDLHATSAPALAWVLGAEPEGGERLPTHEELLHHTSGLRDPPALWLPYPLGEDRRVSTARELLPLGLRLARATAPGERFAYANLNYALLGEALRLRTGTTLEVALRQKLFAPLGLRDLGVTPDAAQRARLSQGHFSVLGRLVTREAALGAEADAFRDAAASGNLFSSCGDLAALLRAALWGPLFEKEPTRRQWLRPALEDYAAGAVVQQAQGHTRVRHAGAVPGFTSFFEVDLEARRGFIVLSNLDVSAVDESGLSRGLRELVLTSPPEAPPRDGSRHDSLFAPLRLGIHAALAPTLPGRVAQGLVALGLLGVMLRKPVRSRLETLAESLGMLALALMLSALTEMSLAPSGVMLVAFGLCGAVTLKRAAATPWWPPRLSQRVSTVLSLALVLACLAVGVSWAWHPPASLSPGPEHAGPPTGRL